A genomic region of Dehalococcoidales bacterium contains the following coding sequences:
- a CDS encoding enoyl-CoA hydratase-related protein yields the protein MTYRDIVYESQYMENVARITLNRPEKMNAFSARLLDEFFAALDEAEDDDRVRVVIVRGAGRCFAAGYDLNPSPAEVSGDPEKPDGRGLSWSLFRRGPRRQTGVANDLRYLYFRAQRWLSLWDYRKILVAQVHGYCLSGANEMAGNCDLIVASEDAVFGHPAARSQGNLPNSFGALWAINMGWRQAKWLALTGKTMTAQEALRVGYVNQVVPRDRLEAETSEVAMTVALMEMDFLTLHKRAINRFFEVAGLKTAISSGVEFDALIHASEASHRLSAEFGRIRQEQGLKAALTWRDAKYARGQATGQIATSPEEDEGEGHHQY from the coding sequence ATGACTTACCGTGATATTGTCTATGAGAGCCAGTATATGGAGAATGTTGCCAGGATTACTCTTAACCGCCCGGAGAAGATGAACGCATTCAGCGCCCGGCTGCTGGACGAGTTCTTCGCCGCTCTTGATGAGGCGGAGGATGATGACAGGGTGAGGGTGGTAATCGTCAGGGGGGCAGGACGCTGCTTTGCCGCCGGTTATGATTTAAACCCCTCGCCGGCTGAGGTCTCCGGTGATCCGGAGAAACCGGATGGCCGGGGACTGAGCTGGTCTTTGTTCCGCAGGGGACCGCGCCGTCAGACCGGGGTGGCTAATGACCTGAGGTACCTCTATTTTCGCGCTCAGCGCTGGCTCAGCCTCTGGGACTACCGGAAAATCCTTGTCGCTCAGGTACATGGCTACTGTCTCTCCGGAGCCAATGAGATGGCCGGTAACTGTGACCTGATTGTAGCTTCTGAGGATGCCGTCTTCGGTCATCCCGCGGCACGGTCTCAGGGCAACCTGCCCAATAGCTTCGGCGCTCTCTGGGCAATCAACATGGGGTGGAGGCAGGCCAAATGGCTGGCTCTGACCGGTAAGACGATGACCGCGCAGGAAGCGTTGCGTGTCGGCTACGTTAATCAGGTGGTGCCCCGTGACCGGCTGGAAGCGGAAACCAGTGAGGTAGCCATGACGGTGGCCTTGATGGAGATGGATTTCCTCACCCTGCACAAGCGCGCCATCAACCGCTTTTTTGAGGTAGCCGGGTTGAAGACCGCCATCAGTAGTGGCGTGGAATTTGACGCTCTTATCCATGCTTCTGAAGCCAGTCATAGATTGAGCGCCGAGTTCGGTAGAATAAGGCAGGAGCAGGGGCTTAAAGCGGCTCTTACCTGGAGGGATGCTAAATATGCCCGCGGCCAGGCTACCGGACAGATAGCTACGTCACCGGAGGAAGATGAGGGTGAGGGGCATCACCAGTACTAA
- a CDS encoding isochorismatase family cysteine hydrolase, which translates to MKELQNIYVSPENAVLVVVDMENGFCKPEGWRYTEMSARIMPGVITAIQGLVSRAHSAGIPVIYIQSVRTLKEPEFTVFGREPHLEMGTWASEIVEELKPEKSDIVMRKFSHDPFYKPDLDRVLERLVSGATSYYALVTGGALNICVYHTVMGFHLRNYWTVVPVDCVYYLTDAGKERALGQFSESAYPNIFLSRSDLISVSQTPVVSHPRPVPGK; encoded by the coding sequence ATGAAAGAATTACAAAATATTTACGTCAGTCCGGAAAATGCTGTTCTGGTGGTGGTGGATATGGAGAACGGATTTTGTAAACCGGAGGGATGGCGCTATACCGAAATGAGCGCCCGTATCATGCCCGGAGTTATTACCGCCATACAGGGACTGGTGTCCCGGGCTCACAGCGCCGGTATTCCCGTCATCTATATTCAATCCGTGCGTACTCTCAAAGAGCCTGAATTCACCGTTTTTGGCAGGGAACCTCATCTGGAAATGGGTACCTGGGCCAGTGAGATTGTTGAGGAACTGAAACCGGAGAAGAGCGACATCGTCATGCGGAAATTCTCCCATGACCCGTTCTACAAACCCGACCTAGACCGGGTATTGGAGAGGCTGGTCTCCGGCGCTACATCATACTATGCCTTAGTCACCGGGGGGGCGCTTAATATCTGTGTCTATCATACGGTGATGGGGTTTCATTTGAGAAATTACTGGACGGTGGTGCCGGTGGACTGCGTTTACTATCTTACCGATGCGGGTAAGGAGAGGGCGCTGGGGCAGTTCTCTGAATCTGCCTATCCTAATATTTTCCTGTCCCGTTCCGACCTGATTTCAGTGTCACAGACTCCGGTGGTGTCCCACCCGCGCCCCGTGCCCGGGAAATGA
- a CDS encoding archease, producing the protein MVYFKKAMEKEFEIIDHTADVGIIAYGADIKQAFANAAKAMFSLITELDDIDEVLHRDVEVVSSDRENLLVAWLNELIYLFDVENILFKRFDIARLNQTQLKARVYGEKVDNVRHKVKLGIKAATYHMLKIEKENGVKAQVVFDI; encoded by the coding sequence ATGGTATACTTTAAGAAAGCGATGGAGAAAGAATTTGAAATCATCGATCATACCGCAGACGTGGGGATTATTGCCTATGGCGCCGATATTAAACAGGCATTTGCCAATGCGGCTAAGGCTATGTTCAGTCTGATAACCGAGCTTGATGATATCGATGAGGTGTTGCATCGTGATGTCGAGGTGGTGTCTTCTGATCGGGAGAACCTTCTGGTGGCGTGGCTGAACGAGCTTATTTATCTCTTTGATGTGGAAAACATTCTTTTTAAGCGATTTGATATCGCAAGGCTCAACCAGACTCAGCTTAAGGCGAGAGTTTACGGGGAGAAGGTGGATAACGTCAGGCATAAGGTGAAATTAGGCATCAAGGCTGCCACCTACCACATGCTGAAGATTGAGAAGGAAAACGGAGTCAAAGCACAGGTAGTATTTGATATTTAA